One Fibrobacter sp. UWP2 genomic region harbors:
- a CDS encoding sugar porter family MFS transporter, whose product MSKDNPHMGHIVLITLSAAIGGFLFGFDSSVINGANGALKAHFNATDYQLAWAVSLALISAAIGAFFAGRIADAFGRVRCMLFASDLFLISAIGSGIPFGMSDFILWRVIGGFGIGMASIIAPIYIAETAPAHLRGRLGSMQQFAIVIGIFVALLSNYVIVRIAGSANNAIIGNIKAWQVMFWVEIIPAVLYGYAAWKLPESPRYLIHKGFIDQARDVLAKINPEGVEKEVEIIQASFKNKKQPKFTDLLEIINGRERISPILWAGLGLAILQQLVGINVIFYYGTMLWQSVGFGESDAFLTSVISSAVNLVMTVVAILLIDKIGRKPLLLIGSIGMAITLSTLTVCFMSAGADGSLPGTAAVIALIAANLYITFFAATWGPVMWVMLGEMFNNRIRTIAIAICGLAQWFANFVVTWTFPVLTGKDGIGVGPTYAIYSFFAIFSIFFVAKFIKETKGKELEDM is encoded by the coding sequence ATGTCAAAAGACAATCCGCATATGGGACATATCGTCCTGATTACGCTCTCCGCTGCCATTGGCGGATTCCTGTTCGGCTTCGACTCCTCCGTTATCAACGGGGCAAATGGTGCGCTCAAGGCGCACTTCAACGCGACTGACTATCAGCTCGCCTGGGCCGTTTCGCTTGCACTGATTAGCGCCGCCATCGGCGCATTCTTTGCAGGCCGCATTGCCGACGCCTTCGGGCGCGTGCGCTGCATGCTCTTTGCTTCGGACCTGTTTCTGATAAGCGCAATCGGTTCCGGCATTCCCTTCGGAATGTCCGACTTTATCCTGTGGCGCGTCATTGGCGGCTTTGGCATCGGCATGGCAAGCATCATCGCCCCAATCTACATCGCCGAGACTGCACCGGCCCACTTGCGAGGGCGACTAGGCTCCATGCAGCAGTTCGCCATCGTGATAGGCATTTTCGTGGCGCTCCTTTCGAACTACGTAATCGTGCGCATCGCGGGGTCCGCGAACAACGCGATTATCGGCAATATCAAGGCATGGCAGGTCATGTTCTGGGTCGAAATCATCCCGGCGGTACTCTACGGGTACGCCGCCTGGAAACTTCCCGAATCGCCGCGTTACCTTATCCACAAGGGGTTCATCGACCAGGCCAGGGACGTGCTCGCGAAGATTAACCCCGAGGGCGTCGAAAAGGAAGTGGAAATCATCCAGGCTTCCTTCAAGAACAAGAAGCAACCCAAGTTTACCGACCTGCTCGAAATCATCAACGGCAGGGAGCGCATTTCCCCGATTCTGTGGGCGGGCCTCGGCCTTGCAATACTGCAGCAGCTGGTGGGCATCAACGTGATTTTCTACTACGGCACGATGCTCTGGCAGAGCGTGGGCTTCGGCGAGAGCGACGCATTCCTCACGAGCGTAATTTCGAGCGCCGTGAACCTGGTAATGACCGTAGTCGCCATCCTGCTTATCGACAAGATCGGGCGCAAGCCGCTCCTGCTAATCGGTAGCATAGGCATGGCAATTACCCTGAGCACGCTTACCGTATGCTTCATGAGTGCGGGTGCCGACGGGAGCCTCCCGGGAACTGCGGCCGTAATCGCCCTGATTGCGGCGAACCTCTACATTACCTTCTTCGCGGCAACTTGGGGCCCGGTCATGTGGGTAATGCTCGGTGAGATGTTCAACAACCGCATCCGCACCATCGCCATCGCCATCTGCGGGCTTGCACAGTGGTTCGCTAACTTCGTGGTTACCTGGACGTTCCCGGTGCTTACCGGCAAGGACGGCATCGGCGTGGGCCCGACATATGCCATCTATTCGTTCTTCGCCATCTTCAGCATATTCTTCGTGGCAAAGTTTATCAAGGAAACGAAGGGCAAGGAACTCGAAGATATGTAG
- a CDS encoding carbohydrate binding domain-containing protein, translating to MRFLKSIVGCCVSALILVGCSDSKDTAGIEIGNPEIADTDTVSQEPVVLALTADFSVDYDDVEQAVLAKKAAKDEPVLLDSFSMTLSEVRSYSSYYVAVSVDPTDGLQVWPDEADLDTSITISFTEGSMVDEAFNNINLEDGGYLKEIGVGLKPLDGKGSMYGRILVDGEYVPFEYSLSAFQKVMLRYHFSQVEWVTDSLVNLSVVFYVRYLVDGLNLTEAEVSEDGVIHFNNTDNAALWNRLNQRFLPSFRPLRFNYVNAQGNALEDYVADIWEGVVGAMSDNTIENGDFSDGLDHWIFFKQLYGEATATITDEKDGSHILKVDVTNGGSKSYSVQLIQEDIALVAGKKYKCVFTIWSNVEGQITARIGTYDDYETVGFMEHPIVKTSGQSFEKEFTPSESTPFARFELNLGKMERTFYIKDVKIYRIEE from the coding sequence ATGCGATTTTTGAAATCCATAGTCGGTTGCTGCGTAAGCGCGTTAATCCTTGTCGGTTGTTCCGATTCCAAGGATACTGCCGGCATTGAGATTGGCAACCCGGAGATTGCGGATACGGATACGGTGTCGCAAGAGCCCGTGGTTTTGGCTTTGACTGCCGACTTCTCGGTGGATTACGATGACGTGGAACAGGCCGTTCTCGCCAAGAAGGCGGCGAAGGACGAACCGGTGCTTTTGGATTCGTTCTCCATGACGCTCTCGGAGGTCCGTTCCTATTCTAGCTACTATGTCGCGGTTTCGGTAGACCCCACCGACGGTTTGCAGGTGTGGCCCGACGAGGCGGACCTCGATACCTCGATTACCATTTCGTTTACCGAAGGATCCATGGTCGATGAGGCGTTCAACAACATCAACCTGGAAGACGGCGGCTATTTAAAAGAAATTGGCGTTGGCCTCAAGCCTCTCGATGGCAAGGGCTCCATGTACGGTCGGATTTTGGTTGATGGCGAGTATGTGCCGTTCGAGTATTCGCTGAGCGCCTTCCAAAAGGTGATGCTCCGCTACCACTTCTCGCAGGTCGAGTGGGTGACCGATAGCCTTGTGAACCTCTCGGTGGTGTTCTATGTTCGCTACCTTGTCGATGGACTGAACTTGACCGAGGCCGAGGTTTCGGAAGATGGAGTGATTCACTTCAACAATACCGACAATGCGGCTCTTTGGAACAGGTTGAACCAGCGTTTCTTGCCAAGCTTCAGGCCGCTCCGCTTCAACTATGTCAATGCCCAGGGCAATGCTCTTGAAGATTACGTTGCCGATATTTGGGAAGGCGTCGTTGGCGCCATGAGTGACAATACGATTGAAAATGGCGACTTCTCGGACGGCTTGGATCATTGGATTTTCTTCAAGCAGCTTTATGGCGAGGCCACGGCGACTATTACCGACGAGAAGGATGGTAGCCACATCTTGAAAGTGGATGTGACCAATGGCGGCAGCAAGTCGTACAGCGTGCAACTGATTCAGGAAGATATCGCCCTTGTCGCTGGCAAGAAGTACAAGTGCGTGTTCACGATCTGGTCGAATGTCGAAGGTCAGATTACCGCACGCATTGGCACCTACGATGATTACGAGACCGTGGGCTTCATGGAACATCCGATTGTGAAGACTTCGGGCCAGTCGTTCGAGAAGGAATTTACCCCGAGCGAAAGCACTCCGTTTGCAAGGTTCGAATTGAACCTCGGCAAGATGGAACGCACGTTCTACATCAAGGACGTGAAAATCTACCGCATCGAGGAATAA
- a CDS encoding TIGR02147 family protein, giving the protein MENGENIKLVEPDVLQYTNFRVYLRDYYEFKKKTLPAFSLRYFAEKAGLSSHAHLKLTIDGKRNITKGTVTKLIHGIGLEKQRAAYFENLVFFNQAETDEEKHAYYEQLVKSSPRSKLHKMDKAQFRIFREWHHSVILEMVALKNFRPIPDQISKRLRGMVSASQVQESLNILVEAGLLVKTANGYRQRDPMITTDDEVQDMMVKLYHQQMLRISANMLGDLPSQERDFSALTFSIKRQDFPNLKKHIQLMRKELLDFSAKPGEGDDVVQVNIQLFPLTRGV; this is encoded by the coding sequence ATGGAAAATGGAGAAAACATAAAGTTAGTTGAACCCGATGTGCTCCAGTACACCAATTTTAGGGTGTACCTGCGCGACTACTACGAGTTCAAAAAGAAGACCTTGCCGGCCTTCAGTCTTCGTTATTTTGCGGAGAAGGCGGGCCTCTCGAGCCATGCGCACCTTAAGTTGACTATTGACGGAAAGCGTAATATCACCAAGGGGACGGTGACCAAGCTTATCCACGGCATTGGGCTCGAAAAGCAGCGTGCCGCCTATTTTGAAAACCTGGTGTTCTTTAACCAGGCCGAGACCGACGAAGAAAAGCATGCCTATTACGAACAACTTGTAAAGAGCAGCCCTCGTTCCAAGTTGCACAAGATGGACAAGGCTCAGTTCCGCATCTTTAGGGAGTGGCACCACTCAGTGATTCTCGAGATGGTCGCCCTGAAGAACTTCCGCCCCATCCCCGACCAGATTTCCAAGAGGCTTAGGGGCATGGTTTCTGCTTCCCAGGTCCAAGAATCCTTGAATATTTTAGTTGAGGCTGGCCTTTTGGTCAAAACTGCCAACGGCTACCGCCAGCGCGACCCCATGATTACCACGGACGACGAGGTCCAGGACATGATGGTCAAACTGTACCACCAGCAGATGTTGCGCATTTCTGCCAACATGTTGGGCGATCTGCCAAGCCAGGAACGCGATTTTTCTGCTCTTACGTTCAGTATTAAGCGCCAAGACTTCCCCAATTTGAAAAAGCACATCCAACTAATGCGCAAAGAACTACTAGATTTCTCTGCGAAACCGGGTGAGGGTGATGACGTCGTTCAGGTAAACATCCAGTTGTTCCCGTTGACACGAGGAGTGTGA
- a CDS encoding GNAT family N-acetyltransferase, with protein sequence MLDSHEEIPVGEIPVDEIVGERVVLRPLAEPDFAPLYALIDGCRGFLSAHLPWPGECLSASDVASRAESWELQAQMGNGACWGIFEKSTGRVAGCVVVGWVQWTNRSATLSYWLGESFTGEGLATEAVKMVSKKMFSLGVNRLEITASVTNPKSIAVACRAGFVEEGKCREFERINGIFVDHVRLSRLAGDP encoded by the coding sequence ATGCTAGACTCCCACGAAGAAATTCCCGTAGGCGAAATTCCTGTTGATGAAATTGTGGGCGAGCGCGTTGTTTTGCGCCCGCTTGCCGAGCCCGACTTTGCCCCGCTGTACGCCCTGATTGACGGCTGCCGCGGGTTCCTCTCGGCCCATTTGCCGTGGCCGGGTGAGTGCCTCTCGGCAAGCGACGTAGCCTCCCGTGCCGAGAGCTGGGAGTTGCAGGCACAAATGGGGAACGGGGCCTGCTGGGGCATTTTCGAGAAATCGACAGGCCGGGTCGCCGGTTGCGTTGTTGTGGGCTGGGTCCAGTGGACGAACCGCTCGGCGACTCTCAGTTACTGGTTGGGTGAATCTTTCACCGGGGAAGGTCTCGCCACCGAAGCCGTAAAAATGGTTTCAAAAAAAATGTTTTCGTTGGGCGTGAACAGGCTCGAGATCACGGCGTCGGTAACCAACCCCAAAAGCATTGCCGTCGCCTGCCGCGCAGGGTTTGTCGAAGAGGGCAAATGTCGCGAATTTGAACGGATTAACGGGATTTTTGTGGATCACGTGCGTTTGTCGCGCCTGGCCGGGGACCCCTGA